From Primulina tabacum isolate GXHZ01 chromosome 2, ASM2559414v2, whole genome shotgun sequence, one genomic window encodes:
- the LOC142533762 gene encoding shaggy-related protein kinase eta-like translates to MADDKEMSAPVMGGNDPVTGHIISTTIGGKNGEPKQTVSYMAERVVGTGSFGFVFQAKCLETGETVAIKKVLQDRRYKNRELQLMRTMDHPNIVSLKHCFYSTTIKNELFLNLVMEYVPESMFNVLKHYSNMNQRMPLIYVKLYTYQIFRGLAYMHSVAGVCHRDLKPQNVLVDPATQQVKICDFGSAKALVTGEANIAYICSRFYRAPELIFGATEYTTSIDIWSAGCVLAELLLGQPLFPGENAVDQLVEIIKVLGTPTREEIRCMNPNYTDFRFPQIKAHPWHKVFQKRMPPEAIDLASRLLQYSPNLRCNALDACAHPFFDELREPNTRLPNGRLLPPLFNFKQELSSAASPDLINKLIPDHVKRQMGLHFFASYEGMT, encoded by the exons ATGGCCGACGATAAG GAGATGTCTGCTCCTGTAATGGGTGGGAATGATCCAGTCACTGGCCACATAATTTCTACAACCATTGGTGGCAAGAATGGAGAACCTAAGCAG ACAGTTAGTTACATGGCAGAGCGAGTTGTGGGGACAGGTTCATTTGGATTTGTATTTCAG GCAAAATGCCTTGAAACTGGGGAGACTGTAGCTATAAAGAAGGTTTTACAAGACAGAAGATACAAGAACCGTGAGTTGCAGTTAATGAGGACAATGGATCATCCTAATATTGTTTCCCTGAAGCATTGTTTCTATTCAACCACGATAAAAAACGAGCTATTTCTCAATTTAGTTATGGAATATGTTCCGGAATCAATGTTCAATGTTCTAAAGCATTACAGTAACATGAATCAGAGAATGCCACTTATTTATGTAAAGCTTTACACCTACCAA ATTTTCAGAGGGTTGGCATACATGCATTCTGTTGCTGGAGTGTGCCATAGAGACTTGAAGCCACAAAATGTTCTG GTTGATCCTGCAACACAGCAAGTGAAAATATGCGATTTTGGAAGTGCAAAAGCATTA GTGACAGGCGAGGCAAACATAGCATACATCTGTTCGCGATTTTACCGTGCTCCTGAACTAATTTTTGGTGCAACTGAATACACTACATCCATTGATATTTGGTCAGCTGGTTGTGTCCTCGCTGAGCTTCTTCTGGGCCAG CCTTTGTTTCCTGGAGAGAATGCTGTGGATCAGCTTGTGGAGATCATCAAG GTTCTTGGAACTCCAACAAGGGAGGAAATTCGTTGTATGAATCCAAATTATACCGATTTTAGATTCCCGCAAATAAAGGCGCACCCTTGGCACAAG GTTTTCCAAAAACGAATGCCTCCAGAAGCAATAGATCTTGCCTCCAGGTTGCTGCAATACTCTCCAAATCTCCGCTGCAATGCT CTAGATGCATGTGCACATCCATTCTTCGATGAGCTTCGAGAACCCAACACTCGATTGCCAAATGGTCGCCTACTACCACCTTTGTTCAACTTCAAACAGGAG CTGTCTAGTGCTGCTTCACCAGACCTCATTAACAAGCTGATACCCGACCACGTGAAAAGACAAATGGGTTTGCATTTTTTTGCATCCTACGAGGGCATGACGTGA